A genome region from Acidobacteriota bacterium includes the following:
- a CDS encoding phosphoglycerate kinase: MNDPRRLPLVTDIDLSGKLVFCRVDFNVPLDGSTITDDRRIRAALPTIEHLRRNGARVVCASHLGRPKGQRRPEMSLAPVAARLAELLGDPVPLADDCIGPAAQAMTTSLADGQVGLLENLRFHGGETRGDRDFARALAEGFEAYVNDAFGAAHRAHASVTGVPALLDRRAAGLLMAREIDALTRLAEDPRRPYFAILGGAKVSDKIPLIDALLERVDGILVGGAMAYTFLAARGVEVGASRVEDGQLELARKLEERARARGVAWHLPVDHRVAGQIDGRRVSGLETTPGEAIDPGRAGVDIGPRTLEHWREVLGDTVRTVLWNGPVGFFEAEGCETGTLELARHLAGLPAFTVLGGGDTAAAAHRFGLEARFSHVSTGGGAALELLSGVRLPGVAALEGDPR; encoded by the coding sequence ATGAACGATCCACGTCGTCTCCCCCTGGTCACCGACATCGACCTCTCCGGCAAGCTCGTCTTCTGCCGGGTGGACTTCAACGTCCCCCTCGACGGCAGCACGATCACCGACGACCGGCGCATCCGCGCCGCCCTGCCGACGATAGAGCACCTGCGCCGCAACGGCGCGCGCGTGGTCTGCGCCAGCCATCTGGGCCGCCCCAAGGGGCAGCGCCGGCCGGAGATGAGCCTAGCCCCGGTGGCCGCGCGCCTGGCCGAACTGCTGGGCGACCCCGTTCCCCTGGCCGACGACTGTATCGGTCCCGCGGCCCAGGCGATGACCACGAGCCTGGCCGACGGCCAGGTGGGGCTGCTCGAAAACCTGCGTTTCCATGGGGGCGAGACCCGGGGGGACCGCGACTTCGCCCGGGCCCTGGCCGAGGGCTTCGAGGCCTATGTCAACGATGCCTTCGGCGCGGCCCACCGGGCCCACGCCTCGGTGACCGGCGTGCCGGCCCTGCTGGACCGGCGCGCGGCGGGCCTGCTGATGGCCCGGGAAATCGACGCCCTGACGCGGCTGGCCGAAGATCCCCGGCGCCCCTACTTCGCGATCCTCGGCGGGGCCAAGGTCTCGGACAAGATCCCCCTGATCGACGCGCTGCTCGAGCGGGTCGACGGCATCCTGGTCGGTGGCGCGATGGCCTATACCTTCCTCGCCGCCCGTGGCGTCGAGGTCGGCGCCTCCCGGGTCGAAGACGGCCAGTTGGAGCTGGCCCGCAAGCTCGAGGAGCGAGCCCGGGCCCGGGGCGTGGCCTGGCACCTGCCCGTCGATCACCGGGTCGCCGGCCAGATCGACGGCCGGCGGGTCTCGGGCCTGGAGACCACCCCGGGCGAGGCGATCGACCCGGGCCGGGCCGGCGTGGACATCGGCCCCCGCACCCTCGAGCATTGGCGCGAGGTGCTGGGCGACACCGTGCGCACCGTGCTGTGGAACGGGCCGGTGGGCTTTTTCGAAGCCGAGGGCTGCGAGACGGGGACCCTGGAGCTGGCCCGCCACCTGGCCGGGTTGCCGGCTTTCACGGTACTGGGTGGAGGCGACACGGCGGCCGCGGCGCACCGCTTCGGCCTCGAGGCACGCTTTTCGCACGTTTCCACGGGCGGGGGCGCCGCCCTCGAACTGCTGTCGGGTGTCCGCCTCCCCGGCGTCGCAGCCCTGGAAGGAGACCCAAGGTGA
- a CDS encoding glyceraldehyde 3-phosphate dehydrogenase NAD-binding domain-containing protein, which produces MTLRIGVNGLGRIGRCLLRMLRGREDLRLVAVNDLAPASTLAHLLRHDSIHGPFPGVVEARGGDALLLDERLLPYSRIRAPGEIPWSENGVDVVIEATGQFSGNDEARRHLGGTVRRVLVSAVCPAADRQIILGIDDPRPGPEDTLIAMGSCTTHAAALPLACLETWYGVEAAEMTTLHCTTGSQVTMDGPHHDLRRSRSALVSMIPTTTSASRGLVRALPFLEGRLSCLAVRVPTASVSLVEIVAHTRREADRPEDLARRFQQAAAGPLEDLLGVSTEPLVSVDFRDDPRSSIIDLPLLERPGRHLVRIIAWYDNEWGYTSRLVDLLGRWSAQADPRPAD; this is translated from the coding sequence ATGACCCTTCGTATCGGCGTCAACGGCCTGGGCCGCATCGGTCGCTGCCTGCTGAGAATGCTGCGCGGCAGGGAGGACCTGCGCTTGGTGGCGGTCAACGATCTGGCCCCCGCGAGCACCCTGGCCCACCTGCTGCGGCACGACTCGATCCACGGGCCGTTCCCGGGCGTCGTCGAGGCCCGCGGCGGCGACGCCCTGCTCCTCGACGAACGCCTGCTGCCCTATTCCCGCATCCGGGCCCCGGGAGAGATCCCCTGGTCCGAGAACGGCGTGGACGTGGTGATCGAGGCCACCGGCCAGTTCAGCGGCAACGACGAGGCCCGACGGCATCTGGGCGGCACGGTGCGCCGGGTGCTGGTCAGCGCCGTCTGCCCCGCGGCGGACAGGCAGATCATCCTCGGCATCGACGACCCCCGCCCCGGGCCCGAAGACACCCTGATCGCCATGGGCTCGTGCACGACCCACGCCGCGGCCCTGCCGCTGGCTTGCCTCGAGACGTGGTACGGCGTCGAGGCCGCGGAAATGACCACCCTGCACTGCACGACCGGCTCCCAGGTGACCATGGACGGCCCCCACCACGATCTGCGTCGCTCCCGCTCGGCCCTGGTATCGATGATCCCCACCACCACATCCGCCAGCCGCGGCCTGGTCCGCGCCCTGCCCTTCCTCGAGGGCCGACTCTCCTGCCTGGCGGTGCGGGTCCCCACCGCCAGCGTCAGCCTGGTGGAAATCGTCGCCCACACCCGGCGGGAAGCCGACCGCCCCGAAGACCTGGCCCGCCGCTTCCAGCAAGCCGCCGCAGGTCCCCTAGAGGACCTGCTCGGCGTGAGCACCGAGCCACTGGTCTCGGTGGACTTTCGTGACGACCCCCGTTCGTCCATCATCGACCTGCCCCTGCTCGAGCGGCCGGGGAGGCACCTGGTGCGGATCATCGCCTGGTACGACAACGAGTGGGGCTATACCAGCCGGCTGGTGGACCTGCTCGGCCGCTGGTCTGCCCAAGCCGACCCGCGTCCCGCGGATTGA
- a CDS encoding HEAT repeat domain-containing protein, which produces MAGAVSQRSLSLWLRRLASAEPAEAEKARRWLLAHPDASLPRLLEALDDEDETLRWRIIALLPLFGSSRCAAPLAALLHDPSEAIRCRAAAALARVSSRRSVPALTRLIERETSHRVRWAATRALVRLAQTGRESALGPLLAIIGDPAASARIRVTAMAAIPWMTRGRHDTSARRLLEALAADPEPSVASRARRMLSGGLGTRLEPWTLGRLLDDLASRRLGVWQRAQTLLARAGGIIVEPLVEAMSRRPDDAVFLSHCGLTLKSLSPRQVARIGPFLESVENPAVLAVLVDVAAEAGSRQLLLRLAGVIDALAARHAPGALPAADGVRQRAHRALAEAGSRMAIDDLRLLLEDRRLNITPDLVEAATRIATRKDLPALLRAYLRSRGVTRLGLREAVLTVARREKIRRTERLLARLDERERRAAREILGTPLPPARALTPRRSSLSSLAPGLER; this is translated from the coding sequence TTGGCTGGCGCTGTCTCACAGCGATCCCTTTCCCTCTGGCTGCGCCGGCTGGCCTCGGCGGAACCCGCAGAGGCGGAAAAAGCCCGACGCTGGCTGCTCGCCCACCCCGACGCCAGCCTCCCACGCCTGCTCGAGGCCCTCGACGACGAAGACGAGACCCTCCGCTGGAGGATCATCGCCCTGCTTCCCCTCTTCGGTTCGTCTCGCTGCGCCGCGCCGCTGGCCGCTTTGTTGCACGATCCTTCCGAGGCGATCCGCTGTCGGGCCGCCGCGGCCCTGGCGCGGGTGTCATCCCGACGCTCGGTGCCCGCCCTGACCCGACTGATCGAACGCGAGACCTCCCACCGAGTGCGCTGGGCCGCCACCCGGGCCCTGGTGCGCCTGGCCCAGACGGGGCGCGAGAGCGCCCTGGGCCCGCTGCTGGCGATCATCGGGGATCCCGCCGCCTCGGCACGCATCCGCGTGACGGCCATGGCCGCCATTCCCTGGATGACCCGGGGCCGCCACGACACCTCCGCGCGCCGCCTGCTGGAGGCCCTGGCCGCCGATCCGGAGCCATCGGTGGCCTCCCGCGCCCGGCGCATGCTTTCCGGCGGCCTGGGCACCCGCCTCGAACCCTGGACCCTCGGACGACTGCTCGACGACCTGGCCAGCCGGCGCCTGGGAGTCTGGCAGCGGGCCCAGACCCTGCTCGCCCGCGCCGGGGGCATCATCGTCGAGCCGCTGGTCGAGGCCATGTCCCGGAGACCCGACGACGCCGTCTTCCTCTCCCACTGCGGCCTGACCCTCAAGTCCCTCTCCCCGCGCCAGGTGGCTCGTATCGGACCGTTTCTCGAATCGGTGGAGAACCCCGCCGTGCTGGCCGTACTGGTGGACGTGGCGGCGGAGGCCGGCTCGCGCCAGTTGCTGCTGCGCCTGGCGGGGGTGATCGACGCGCTGGCCGCCCGCCACGCCCCGGGAGCGCTACCGGCCGCTGACGGGGTGCGCCAACGCGCCCACCGCGCCCTGGCCGAGGCCGGCTCCCGCATGGCCATCGACGACCTGCGGCTGCTGCTCGAGGACCGCCGGCTGAACATCACCCCCGACCTGGTGGAAGCAGCCACCCGTATCGCCACACGCAAGGATCTGCCGGCCCTGCTCCGGGCCTACCTCCGCTCCCGGGGGGTGACCCGGCTCGGCCTGCGGGAAGCCGTGCTGACCGTCGCCCGCCGCGAGAAGATCCGCCGCACCGAGCGCCTGCTGGCCCGGCTCGACGAACGGGAACGCCGGGCCGCCCGCGAAATACTCGGCACCCCCCTCCCCCCGGCCCGTGCCCTGACGCCCCGCCGCTCTTCCCTCTCTTCCCTGGCCCCGGGCCTCGAACGCTGA
- a CDS encoding type II secretion system protein GspG has translation MSPGCRLLVAGLIVASAMLGGCSEEQAARKSFDEVVAAEEEQSLEEIARRLEAIISRWPETAAADKARKELEWVRSLRSAEVRGPALLAWDAVRKVGFAAESFRLERGRYPERLEELFGQYLEGPVIDPWGFEVAYRRTEKGYQVFCYGEDGLPGGRGLGTDLVIDTGQVVPPDAGAEADGDAMRGAGESVH, from the coding sequence ATGAGCCCAGGATGCCGGTTGCTGGTCGCCGGTCTCATTGTGGCGTCTGCAATGCTGGGTGGCTGTTCGGAGGAGCAGGCCGCCCGGAAATCCTTCGACGAGGTCGTCGCCGCCGAGGAAGAGCAGAGTCTCGAGGAGATCGCGCGGCGGCTCGAGGCGATCATCTCCCGCTGGCCGGAGACCGCCGCGGCCGACAAGGCGCGCAAGGAACTGGAATGGGTGCGCAGCCTGCGCAGCGCAGAGGTGCGGGGGCCGGCGCTGCTGGCCTGGGACGCGGTGCGCAAGGTCGGTTTTGCGGCCGAGAGTTTCCGCCTGGAGAGGGGGCGCTATCCCGAGCGGCTGGAGGAACTCTTCGGCCAGTACCTCGAAGGGCCGGTCATCGATCCCTGGGGTTTCGAGGTCGCCTACCGCCGCACGGAGAAAGGCTACCAGGTCTTCTGCTACGGTGAAGACGGGCTGCCCGGCGGCCGGGGGCTGGGAACCGACCTGGTGATCGACACCGGCCAGGTCGTTCCACCCGACGCCGGTGCGGAAGCGGACGGCGACGCGATGCGGGGAGCCGGGGAAAGTGTCCACTGA
- a CDS encoding DUF192 domain-containing protein codes for MSTEAAAFGLALMVALAAGCGPTASPSRAAAPAWVRVATPSGAVLVLEVRQTPAERAQGMMGREEVPPGGGMYFVFERQGRHPFWMKNCKIPLDIVWLSADHRVVHVERALPPCGREPCPSWAPSAPARYVIEVGADQAEGYGLVPGARVLVTPFEQGTDP; via the coding sequence GTGTCCACTGAAGCCGCGGCCTTCGGCCTGGCGCTGATGGTGGCGCTGGCGGCGGGCTGCGGGCCCACCGCTTCCCCGTCCCGGGCGGCTGCGCCCGCCTGGGTGCGGGTGGCGACGCCCTCGGGGGCGGTGCTCGTGCTCGAGGTCCGGCAGACTCCCGCCGAGCGGGCCCAGGGCATGATGGGTCGCGAGGAGGTGCCGCCGGGAGGCGGGATGTACTTCGTCTTCGAGCGGCAGGGCCGCCATCCTTTCTGGATGAAGAACTGCAAGATTCCCCTCGACATCGTCTGGCTCTCGGCGGATCACCGGGTCGTTCACGTGGAACGGGCGTTGCCGCCCTGCGGCCGGGAGCCCTGCCCGAGTTGGGCGCCGTCGGCGCCGGCCCGCTACGTGATCGAAGTCGGCGCCGATCAGGCCGAGGGCTACGGCCTGGTGCCCGGGGCGCGGGTGCTCGTCACGCCCTTCGAGCAGGGGACGGATCCGTGA
- a CDS encoding NADH-quinone oxidoreductase subunit M produces the protein MNNILSIITFLPLVAALVIIFFVPRKNPRAAMHIATWTALADFLISLFPLLKYDPTDGGFQFVEAYSWIPSLGVQYKLGVDGVALLLVVLTTLLGFICMLSSWTAIQDRVKEYYAFFLMLQVGMLGVFCSLDLFLFYIFWEVMLIPMYFIIGIWGGARKLYAAMKFFLYTLFGSALMLVGIIALYLFSGEHLAERTFDVVQLHTLGPATAVWPAATWVFLAFFLGFAIKVPMFPFHTWLPDAHVEAPTAGSVILAGVLLKMGTYGFYRFALPIFPKQTADNLWWLLTLCVVGIIYGAMVALVQKDWKKLVAYSSVSHLGITMIGLFALNLTGIKGGVLQMLNHGISTGLLFLIIGIIYERRHTRLLSEYGGLARTMPVFAVFFMIAMLSSAGLPLLNGFVGELTILVGLAQVGGGAYSFFGLPPFWWTVVAATSIIVGAVYLLWLYQKTMFGAVTNPKNEGLADLSWREKWTLIPLVVLAVWIGLYPKPIFRIMEAPIERLVETQVYPVLRAAGAEVTLPPEKVAEVVTESE, from the coding sequence ATGAACAACATCCTGTCCATCATCACTTTCCTGCCCCTTGTGGCGGCCCTGGTCATCATCTTTTTCGTGCCCCGGAAAAATCCCCGGGCGGCGATGCACATCGCGACCTGGACGGCCCTGGCGGACTTCCTGATTTCCCTGTTTCCCCTGCTGAAATACGACCCCACCGATGGGGGATTCCAGTTTGTCGAGGCCTACTCCTGGATTCCTTCGCTGGGCGTGCAGTACAAGCTGGGTGTCGACGGCGTCGCGCTGCTGCTGGTGGTGCTGACGACCCTGCTGGGCTTCATTTGCATGCTCAGCTCCTGGACTGCGATCCAGGATCGCGTCAAGGAGTACTACGCTTTCTTCCTCATGCTCCAGGTGGGCATGCTGGGGGTGTTCTGCTCCCTCGATCTCTTCCTCTTCTACATCTTCTGGGAAGTGATGCTGATCCCGATGTACTTCATCATCGGTATCTGGGGCGGCGCGCGGAAGCTCTACGCGGCGATGAAATTCTTCCTCTACACCCTCTTCGGCTCGGCCTTGATGCTGGTGGGCATCATCGCCCTCTACCTGTTCTCGGGTGAGCACCTGGCCGAGCGGACCTTCGACGTGGTGCAGCTCCACACCCTGGGCCCGGCCACCGCCGTGTGGCCCGCGGCCACCTGGGTCTTCCTGGCCTTCTTCCTGGGGTTCGCGATCAAGGTGCCCATGTTCCCTTTCCACACCTGGCTGCCCGACGCCCACGTGGAGGCTCCCACGGCGGGTTCGGTGATCCTGGCCGGCGTGCTGCTGAAGATGGGGACCTATGGCTTCTACCGCTTCGCCCTGCCGATCTTCCCCAAGCAGACCGCCGACAACCTCTGGTGGCTTTTGACCCTCTGCGTGGTGGGCATCATCTACGGCGCCATGGTGGCGCTGGTGCAGAAGGACTGGAAGAAGCTGGTGGCCTATTCCTCGGTCAGCCACCTGGGCATCACCATGATCGGCCTGTTCGCTCTCAACCTGACGGGGATCAAGGGCGGCGTGCTGCAGATGCTCAACCACGGGATCTCGACCGGCCTGCTCTTCCTCATCATCGGCATCATCTACGAACGGCGGCACACGCGCTTGCTTTCGGAGTACGGTGGGCTGGCGCGGACCATGCCGGTTTTCGCCGTCTTCTTCATGATCGCCATGCTTTCCTCGGCCGGTCTGCCGCTGCTCAATGGTTTCGTCGGTGAGTTGACGATTCTCGTCGGCCTGGCCCAGGTCGGCGGCGGGGCCTACTCCTTCTTCGGTCTGCCGCCTTTCTGGTGGACCGTGGTGGCGGCCACCAGCATCATCGTGGGAGCGGTGTACCTGCTCTGGCTCTACCAGAAGACCATGTTCGGGGCGGTGACCAATCCGAAGAACGAGGGACTGGCCGACCTTTCCTGGCGAGAGAAGTGGACGCTGATTCCGCTGGTGGTTCTGGCGGTCTGGATCGGCCTCTATCCTAAGCCGATCTTCCGCATCATGGAGGCCCCCATCGAGCGCCTGGTCGAAACCCAGGTCTACCCTGTTCTGCGCGCCGCCGGCGCCGAGGTGACCCTGCCGCCGGAAAAGGTGGCGGAGGTCGTCACCGAAAGCGAATAG
- a CDS encoding AtpZ/AtpI family protein, whose product MARIWRQAVPFMGAAWALTGGLLAGLALGWWLDRRFQSEPVFLLLGVLLGLVVGMAEVARVAFRSSRRGDDGEDP is encoded by the coding sequence ATGGCCCGGATTTGGCGGCAGGCGGTGCCCTTCATGGGAGCGGCTTGGGCGCTGACCGGAGGGTTGCTGGCCGGGCTGGCCCTCGGCTGGTGGTTGGATCGCAGGTTCCAGAGCGAGCCCGTGTTTCTGCTGCTGGGTGTGCTGCTGGGGCTTGTGGTAGGAATGGCGGAGGTGGCACGGGTCGCTTTCCGCAGCAGCAGGCGAGGCGACGACGGGGAGGATCCGTGA